CGGATAAGCTACAGATTATGCGATGGATCGAAACACAGCGCATGCTTGGATCGATTCCGGACACCAAACTGGATGCCTTGGTAACGACCACCCCCGCATCCCCAGCGCAGGTAAAGAAACTGCTGAAAGAAATACCGGAAGACCTGGCTGAGATGATCATCCAGGAAGAACCCAAACTGACACTACAACGGACGAAGTAACATGGAAGCGCTTATTCTTAGAAATCTTAAAGTATCCCACAGCTCTGTGATCCCCTTTGGCTACCCATCAGCTGAGGTCGCGGCGAACGGACTATCCTTTATTGTCGGATCCGGGTCAACCGAGTTCAAAGCTATTGAAAAGGCTTTGGAAAATGAAGCAGTGGCCCGCTGGTCAGATGCTCACGATAAGAAGTTAAAGCAGGCAAAGCGATCCCAATCTGGATACCCAATGGAGCGCCAGGAAGACGGGAGCGTTAGGGTAAGCACGGTATATTACCAGATCCCATCCATGATGAACGCGAAGGGAGACCCGGTAGATGCCCCGCAGTTCTTTTCTGGTGGTAGCCTTATTGATGTTGCCATCGAGATTAAGGCATACGACCGGCTTGGTAAGCAAGGGCGTAAAATGCCGCAGTTTATGGTATGCCTGCGTGGCGTAAAGGCCAAGGAGGGACCGGACATGAAGTAAGTACATTTACACCCGATCAAAGTTCACTTTTATTGATACCATAGGAAACAAATACATGGCAACGATTACACTGACAAATGTCCAGATGCGCTACTGCAACCTGGTTAAGCCCTACGAACCTAAAGTAGGCGCACCGAAGTACACGATGTGGTTCTACCTGGAGCCTGGCTCCAAGGAACTGAAAGATATTGAAACTGGGCTTGAGGCCGCAGCTAAAGATGCTTTTGGTCCGGAGTACAAGGCCAAGCTAATCAAGGCCAAAAACGGCCAAGGAAGCTACAGCCTGCTGCCCCCGGAAAAGAACACGGATGAGATGGCCGATGGGCGTGTGGCGGTGAAGCCGTCCGCGTTTGCTGATCGACCCTTGCCCCTATTTGATGGCGACGGCCTGCCGACAAAAGACGCCTCGCTGTTCTATCCCGGTGCCTTCGTCAATGTACAGCTCCGGTTCAATGCGTACCAACCTCCTTACAGTGAAGCACCGCCACAGGTGAAGCTGGATCTGGTAGCGGTTCGGTTCTCCAAGCACGGAGAGAAGATCCAAGGCCGCCGGCCCAGCATTACGGCGGAAGATCTGGAAGCCTTGGGCGTCAAGATGGATGTCACTGGCGACGACCTGATCTAAGGTCCCTGCTACTTGGGGCCGCGCCCTTGGCGGCCCTTCTTTTTCGGAGTGCGTATGGCATTCGTTTTCCTTGATTTCGAAACCCGATCCTCGA
This sequence is a window from Candidatus Macondimonas diazotrophica. Protein-coding genes within it:
- a CDS encoding ssDNA-binding protein is translated as MATITLTNVQMRYCNLVKPYEPKVGAPKYTMWFYLEPGSKELKDIETGLEAAAKDAFGPEYKAKLIKAKNGQGSYSLLPPEKNTDEMADGRVAVKPSAFADRPLPLFDGDGLPTKDASLFYPGAFVNVQLRFNAYQPPYSEAPPQVKLDLVAVRFSKHGEKIQGRRPSITAEDLEALGVKMDVTGDDLI